A single genomic interval of Candidatus Macondimonas diazotrophica harbors:
- a CDS encoding 4a-hydroxytetrahydrobiopterin dehydratase, with protein sequence MNDEIVTLASKRCRPCEGDLPPLATERVLALLPQLQPGWHLSEDGRRIERQMRFRNYYQTSAFINAVIWIAHQEDHHPDISFGYNEAHIAYTTHAIGGLSENDFICAAKVDALLGP encoded by the coding sequence ATGAATGACGAAATCGTCACGCTTGCCTCGAAACGCTGTCGCCCCTGTGAGGGCGACCTACCACCGCTCGCTACCGAACGGGTGCTGGCCTTGCTGCCGCAATTACAACCCGGTTGGCATTTGAGTGAAGACGGCCGGCGAATCGAACGACAGATGCGATTTCGCAACTACTATCAGACCAGCGCCTTCATCAACGCCGTGATCTGGATCGCACATCAGGAGGACCACCATCCGGATATCTCCTTCGGCTACAACGAAGCGCATATCGCATACACCACGCATGCCATCGGTGGTCTGTCCGAGAATGACTTCATTTGTGCGGCCAAAGTGGATGCCCTGCTCGGCCCATGA
- the orn gene encoding oligoribonuclease: MTVSADHLIWIDLEMTGLDTQRDQIIEIATLITDNELRVLAEGPVVAIHQPPEILEGMDDWNKRQHHASGLLERVRASRVDAIEAERRTLEFLRRWVPAGASPMCGNSICQDRRFLHRLMPTLEAYFHYRHIDVSTLKELARRWMPEVMRGVKKSGAHLALEDIRESVAELVFYRQQLFVSAAQAVVKEAR; encoded by the coding sequence ATGACGGTCAGTGCCGATCACCTCATCTGGATCGATTTGGAAATGACGGGTCTGGATACCCAGCGTGATCAGATCATCGAGATCGCGACACTCATCACCGACAACGAGCTGCGCGTGCTCGCCGAGGGCCCGGTTGTCGCGATCCACCAACCCCCCGAAATTCTCGAGGGCATGGACGACTGGAATAAACGCCAGCATCATGCGTCGGGTTTGCTCGAGCGGGTCCGGGCCAGCCGGGTCGATGCAATCGAGGCCGAGCGTCGAACCTTGGAATTCCTGCGGCGGTGGGTACCTGCCGGCGCTTCGCCGATGTGCGGCAACAGCATTTGCCAGGATCGGCGTTTTCTGCATCGGCTCATGCCGACCCTCGAAGCCTATTTCCATTACCGGCACATCGATGTCAGTACACTCAAGGAACTGGCCCGTCGCTGGATGCCGGAAGTCATGCGTGGGGTGAAAAAATCCGGGGCGCATCTGGCCCTCGAGGACATCCGCGAATCCGTGGCGGAACTGGTGTTTTATCGCCAGCAGCTGTTCGTCAGCGCGGCTCAGGCTGTTGTGAAGGAGGCGCGTTGA
- a CDS encoding DMT family transporter — MSTHARSSAALILAASFLFASMAALIKTVAPDLGNPMVVFFRNAFGLLALLPWLGQLRHAGWRTSNLRLHLIRDGAGFSAMVCYFYAIPRLDLASAMLLNYSAPLFIPLIARVWLKEPIVPAVAAAILAGFIGLLMILKPSVALTVPALIGLLSGVLVAVAMVGIRRMAGVEPVFRTVLYFALFSTLASALALPWSWQTPARWHWLALIGIGTLAAGAQILITLAYHRAPAAQTGLYTYLAVLFGGLYGWVLWNDRPDRWSLLGMVIVVSAALWTSRIRRINAPPSQQPEPR; from the coding sequence ATGAGTACCCATGCTCGATCCTCAGCTGCGCTGATTCTCGCTGCCAGCTTTCTGTTTGCCAGCATGGCAGCCCTCATCAAGACCGTTGCGCCCGATCTTGGCAACCCCATGGTGGTGTTCTTCCGCAACGCCTTCGGGTTGCTGGCACTTCTCCCCTGGCTCGGCCAACTCAGGCACGCCGGCTGGCGAACGTCGAATCTGCGCCTTCATCTGATTCGGGATGGCGCCGGGTTCTCCGCCATGGTCTGTTATTTCTATGCCATCCCCCGTCTCGATCTGGCCAGCGCCATGTTGCTCAACTACAGTGCCCCGCTGTTCATCCCGCTCATAGCCCGGGTTTGGCTGAAAGAGCCCATTGTGCCCGCGGTGGCTGCTGCGATTCTGGCCGGTTTCATCGGCTTGCTGATGATTCTCAAACCGTCGGTTGCATTGACGGTTCCCGCGTTGATCGGTTTGCTGTCCGGCGTGCTCGTGGCTGTGGCAATGGTGGGTATTCGGCGCATGGCTGGCGTGGAGCCCGTCTTTCGTACGGTGCTCTATTTTGCGCTCTTCAGTACGCTGGCTTCTGCGCTGGCGCTGCCGTGGAGCTGGCAGACGCCAGCCCGATGGCACTGGCTGGCGCTGATCGGCATCGGCACCCTGGCGGCCGGCGCGCAGATATTGATCACGCTGGCCTATCATCGGGCGCCCGCAGCACAAACCGGGCTCTACACTTACCTCGCCGTGCTGTTTGGCGGACTATACGGCTGGGTCTTATGGAATGACCGGCCGGATCGTTGGAGCTTGCTGGGCATGGTCATCGTGGTCAGTGCGGCGCTCTGGACCAGCCGCATACGCCGTATCAACGCGCCTCCTTCACAACAGCCTGAGCCGCGCTGA
- the ppsA gene encoding phosphoenolpyruvate synthase yields the protein MESYVIWFDGLGMGDVDRVGGKNASLGEMISNLRSAGVHVPDGFATTAQAYRDFLRETGLQDRINTTLTALDVDDVNALAQTGAQIRRWIMDAPLPARLNEEITAAYEKMMAQAGGDITVAVRSSATAEDLPDASFAGQQETFLNVDGLDAVLHAIKEVFASLYNDRAISYRVHKGFDHSHVALSAGIQRMVRSDVGASGVMFTLDTESGFNGVVFITASYGLGEMVVQGAVNPDEFYVRKAALESGHPAVLRRVLGTKLIKMIYADPAANGKRVETVPVPEEDRQRFCLTDAEIEELGQQALIIEKHYGRPMDIEWGKDGRDGKIYILQARPETVKSNIGHRTLERYILKTHPDKPLAQGRAIGQKIGAGPVRVIQDISQMDRVQPGDVLVTDMTDPDWEPIMKRAAAIVTNRGGRTCHAAIIARELGIPAVVGCGDATDRVKDGEPVTVSCAEGDTGMVYPGLMEFEVRSAELDAMPDIPVKIMMNVGNPDRAFDFAMLPHSGIGLARLEFIINRMIGVHPKALLHLSEQPAELKAQIRRQMAGYDDPVEFYVTRLTEGIATLAAAFWPHPVIVRTSDFKSNEYANLIGGAQYEPHEENPMLGFRGASRYIADDFKPCFELECRALKRVRNDMGLTNVQVMIPFVRTPEGARKVTALLAENGLKRGENDLKVIMMCELPSNALLADEFLQYFDGFSIGSNDLTQLTLGLDRDSAVVAGMFDERNAAVKKLLSMAITACRAQNKYVGICGQGPSDHPDLAKWLVEQGIQSMSLNPDTVIPTWLYLADAKATT from the coding sequence TTGGAAAGCTATGTCATTTGGTTCGACGGTCTTGGGATGGGCGACGTGGATCGCGTCGGCGGCAAGAATGCCTCCCTCGGCGAGATGATCAGCAATTTGCGATCAGCCGGTGTCCATGTGCCCGATGGCTTTGCCACCACGGCCCAGGCCTATCGCGACTTTCTTCGCGAGACCGGGCTGCAGGATCGGATCAATACGACCTTGACGGCCCTGGATGTCGACGATGTCAACGCCCTGGCGCAAACCGGCGCCCAGATTCGCCGCTGGATCATGGATGCACCGCTGCCTGCACGCCTGAACGAGGAAATCACTGCGGCCTACGAGAAGATGATGGCCCAGGCCGGTGGCGACATCACGGTCGCCGTGCGCTCCTCGGCCACCGCCGAAGACCTTCCCGACGCATCCTTCGCGGGACAGCAGGAAACCTTCCTCAACGTCGATGGGTTGGACGCCGTCCTGCATGCCATCAAGGAAGTGTTCGCCTCGCTCTACAATGACCGCGCAATTTCCTATCGTGTCCACAAGGGCTTCGACCACAGCCATGTTGCCCTGTCCGCTGGTATTCAGCGCATGGTGCGCAGCGACGTCGGGGCATCGGGTGTCATGTTCACGCTCGATACCGAGTCGGGCTTCAACGGTGTGGTCTTCATCACCGCGTCTTACGGGCTTGGCGAAATGGTAGTCCAGGGCGCGGTCAACCCCGATGAATTCTATGTCCGCAAGGCCGCCCTCGAATCCGGTCATCCGGCGGTTTTGCGGCGGGTGCTCGGCACCAAGCTGATCAAGATGATCTACGCCGACCCAGCTGCGAACGGCAAGCGCGTCGAAACCGTCCCGGTTCCGGAAGAAGACCGCCAGCGTTTCTGCCTGACCGATGCGGAAATCGAGGAGCTGGGACAGCAGGCCCTGATCATCGAGAAGCACTACGGCCGGCCCATGGATATCGAATGGGGCAAGGACGGCCGCGACGGCAAGATCTACATCCTCCAGGCGCGCCCGGAAACGGTCAAGAGCAATATCGGGCACCGCACGCTGGAACGCTATATTCTGAAGACCCACCCGGATAAGCCGCTGGCCCAAGGGCGCGCCATCGGTCAGAAAATCGGTGCCGGGCCGGTCCGAGTGATCCAGGACATTTCGCAGATGGACCGCGTTCAGCCGGGCGATGTGCTCGTCACGGACATGACCGATCCAGACTGGGAACCGATCATGAAACGGGCCGCGGCAATCGTCACCAATCGCGGCGGACGCACCTGCCACGCCGCCATCATCGCGCGCGAACTCGGTATTCCGGCGGTGGTGGGATGCGGCGATGCCACCGATCGAGTGAAGGACGGCGAACCGGTCACGGTGTCCTGCGCCGAAGGGGATACCGGCATGGTCTATCCCGGGCTGATGGAATTCGAGGTGCGCAGCGCAGAGCTCGACGCCATGCCCGATATCCCGGTCAAGATCATGATGAACGTCGGCAATCCGGATCGGGCGTTCGATTTCGCCATGTTGCCCCACAGCGGCATCGGTCTGGCCCGACTCGAATTCATCATCAACCGAATGATCGGCGTGCACCCCAAGGCACTGCTTCATCTGAGCGAACAGCCAGCGGAACTGAAAGCCCAGATCCGCCGTCAAATGGCTGGATATGACGATCCGGTGGAGTTCTACGTCACCCGACTGACCGAAGGCATTGCCACGCTCGCCGCAGCCTTCTGGCCCCATCCGGTCATCGTGCGCACCTCGGACTTCAAGTCCAACGAATACGCCAATCTGATCGGCGGCGCGCAATACGAGCCGCATGAGGAAAACCCGATGCTGGGCTTCCGCGGCGCCTCACGCTATATCGCCGACGACTTCAAACCCTGCTTCGAACTCGAGTGTCGTGCCCTGAAGCGGGTCCGCAACGATATGGGCCTCACCAACGTTCAGGTGATGATCCCCTTCGTGCGGACGCCGGAGGGTGCCCGCAAGGTGACCGCGTTACTGGCTGAAAACGGCCTCAAACGCGGAGAGAACGATCTCAAGGTGATCATGATGTGCGAGTTGCCGTCCAACGCACTACTGGCCGATGAGTTCCTTCAGTATTTCGACGGTTTCTCGATCGGCTCCAATGACTTGACCCAGCTGACCTTAGGACTGGACCGCGACTCGGCCGTCGTGGCCGGCATGTTCGACGAGCGCAACGCGGCTGTCAAAAAGCTGCTGTCCATGGCCATCACGGCCTGTCGGGCACAGAACAAGTATGTCGGCATCTGCGGACAAGGCCCCTCGGATCATCCCGATCTGGCCAAGTGGCTGGTCGAACAGGGCATCCAGAGCATGTCCCTGAATCCGGATACCGTGATTCCCACCTGGCTGTATCTTGCCGACGCCAAAGCCACAACCTGA
- the ppsR gene encoding posphoenolpyruvate synthetase regulatory kinase/phosphorylase PpsR, whose amino-acid sequence MAKKRTVFYLSDRTGITAETLGGSLLTQFDGVEFRQISVPFIQSEEKARRTVAMIDRTAQEEGVRPLLFCTLVDDRVIALLQESQGYLLDLFGTFIDPLEMELGQESTHSAGRAHGIANQRAYQSRIEAMHFALENDDGNSPHNYRQADIILVGVSRCGKTPTCLYLALQFGLRAANYPLIEDDLHAMVLPDRLVPHRKKLYGLSIDPDRLVQIRAERRPNSPYSSRRQCDWEIHEAQRLFEVESIPWIDSTYKSIEEIASTIVDQTGVQRRFF is encoded by the coding sequence ATGGCCAAGAAGCGTACTGTTTTCTACCTCTCTGACCGCACCGGGATCACAGCAGAAACACTGGGTGGAAGCCTGCTCACCCAGTTCGACGGGGTGGAATTTCGTCAGATCAGCGTGCCATTCATCCAGAGTGAGGAGAAAGCGCGGCGTACAGTGGCCATGATCGACCGAACGGCGCAGGAGGAGGGCGTGCGGCCGCTGCTGTTTTGTACGCTGGTCGACGACCGGGTGATCGCGCTTCTGCAGGAAAGCCAGGGCTACTTGCTCGATCTGTTTGGGACGTTCATCGATCCGCTGGAAATGGAGTTGGGGCAGGAGTCGACTCATAGCGCAGGTCGGGCCCATGGCATTGCCAATCAGCGGGCCTACCAGTCGCGGATCGAAGCCATGCATTTTGCACTGGAGAATGACGACGGCAATTCGCCGCACAACTACCGTCAGGCGGATATCATTCTGGTCGGCGTATCGCGATGCGGGAAGACGCCGACCTGCCTCTATCTCGCGCTGCAGTTTGGTTTGCGCGCCGCGAACTATCCACTGATCGAGGATGATTTGCATGCCATGGTGTTGCCCGACCGTTTGGTGCCGCACCGCAAGAAACTCTACGGGCTCAGCATCGATCCCGACCGGTTGGTGCAGATTCGCGCCGAACGTCGCCCCAATAGCCCCTATTCATCGCGTCGGCAGTGCGATTGGGAGATCCATGAGGCACAACGCCTGTTTGAGGTGGAATCGATCCCGTGGATCGATTCCACCTACAAGTCCATCGAGGAAATTGCCAGCACCATCGTCGATCAAACGGGTGTGCAACGCCGGTTTTTCTGA
- a CDS encoding DUF4345 family protein: MANSFDLQRLILLITGAVFAGFSLLCLLYPDLLTRMTGILAPTLTSQIELQAVYGGLQLGLGVLLLICGIVPKWSRLGTWVLVAMVGGLALARGAGVAAHGWDSFYTGSALIYESLTALLGLLTLFFNPRLNRAPQSTPIAAPQPTAPGSTSGTGADSSYSPLP, translated from the coding sequence ATGGCCAATTCATTCGATCTGCAGCGCCTGATCCTGCTGATTACCGGCGCCGTATTCGCTGGGTTCAGCCTACTTTGTCTGCTGTATCCCGACCTGTTGACCCGGATGACAGGGATACTGGCACCCACTCTGACCAGCCAGATCGAACTGCAGGCAGTGTATGGCGGCCTGCAACTCGGACTGGGGGTCTTGCTCCTGATCTGCGGAATCGTTCCCAAATGGTCCCGTCTGGGAACTTGGGTTCTGGTCGCCATGGTCGGTGGTTTGGCGTTGGCGCGCGGCGCCGGCGTGGCTGCTCATGGCTGGGACAGCTTTTACACCGGCTCCGCGCTGATCTACGAATCGCTGACGGCACTGCTGGGCCTGCTGACCCTGTTTTTCAATCCGCGCCTGAACCGCGCCCCACAATCGACGCCGATTGCGGCGCCCCAGCCAACCGCCCCTGGGAGTACATCCGGGACAGGTGCTGATTCATCGTATTCACCATTGCCCTGA
- a CDS encoding encapsulin-associated ferritin-like protein: protein MANEGYHESAAELRPETRDLHRAITSLMEELEAVDWYQQRMDACQDPELRAILAHNRDEEKEHAAMLIEWLRRRDDRFDKELRDYLFTDKPLAVLEAAHNGDG from the coding sequence ATGGCGAATGAAGGCTATCACGAATCTGCCGCTGAACTGCGGCCCGAAACCCGGGACTTGCACCGGGCCATCACGTCTCTGATGGAAGAACTCGAAGCCGTTGATTGGTATCAGCAGCGCATGGACGCTTGCCAAGACCCGGAACTCCGCGCGATTCTGGCGCACAATCGCGATGAAGAAAAAGAGCATGCCGCCATGCTGATCGAGTGGCTCCGGCGCAGAGACGATCGATTTGACAAGGAGTTGCGGGACTATCTGTTTACCGACAAGCCCTTGGCGGTCCTCGAAGCAGCGCACAACGGGGACGGGTAG
- a CDS encoding DUF1249 domain-containing protein, producing the protein MNVATVPLMVHRYAQPNLASLLALYEQNYAALFHLLGMAGPYPSGAVARPSRLPALYLSVLERERFTTTYHLTHHFGQADESQMVPDLQLRVYHDARQCEAIPSPAPASRRGNPMIPMSERWSVNIMLNKWLRYCLDHGYCFGGIHPSVTDRSPAARAPDPE; encoded by the coding sequence ATGAATGTCGCTACTGTTCCGCTCATGGTGCATCGCTATGCGCAACCGAATCTGGCCAGCCTGCTCGCGCTTTATGAGCAGAACTACGCGGCACTCTTCCACCTACTGGGTATGGCGGGGCCCTATCCATCCGGCGCTGTAGCGCGGCCGTCCCGACTGCCGGCGCTGTATCTGTCGGTACTCGAGCGCGAGCGGTTCACGACAACCTACCACCTGACCCATCACTTCGGGCAAGCCGATGAGTCGCAGATGGTTCCGGACCTGCAATTGCGCGTATACCACGATGCGCGTCAATGCGAAGCCATCCCCAGTCCAGCGCCGGCTTCACGGCGTGGGAATCCGATGATTCCGATGTCCGAGCGATGGTCGGTCAATATCATGCTCAACAAATGGTTGCGTTACTGTCTGGATCACGGGTATTGCTTCGGGGGGATCCATCCTTCTGTCACCGATCGTTCCCCGGCGGCGCGCGCGCCCGATCCCGAGTGA
- a CDS encoding MaoC family dehydratase has product MAKRVIDGVVEMKELVGQEVGVSDWVEVTQERINQFALATGDNQWIHTDPERCRRESPHGMPIAHGYLTIALTPALVDEVIQIRGMRMGVNYGLNKLRFTAPVPVGSRIRVRVTLKGVREIAGAIQTVTQLSVEREGQEKPCCIAETLSLYYP; this is encoded by the coding sequence ATGGCCAAGCGGGTGATCGACGGCGTTGTCGAAATGAAGGAACTGGTGGGCCAGGAGGTCGGTGTCAGCGATTGGGTCGAAGTGACACAGGAGCGGATCAATCAGTTCGCCTTGGCGACCGGCGACAACCAGTGGATCCACACGGATCCCGAGCGGTGCCGACGCGAGTCGCCGCACGGGATGCCTATTGCACATGGGTATCTGACCATTGCCTTGACGCCTGCATTGGTCGACGAGGTCATCCAGATCCGGGGGATGCGCATGGGCGTGAACTATGGCTTGAACAAGCTGCGCTTTACCGCTCCAGTACCCGTTGGAAGCCGGATCCGCGTGCGCGTGACCCTCAAGGGTGTGCGTGAGATTGCCGGCGCCATCCAGACGGTGACCCAGCTGAGTGTAGAGCGGGAAGGGCAGGAAAAGCCGTGTTGTATCGCGGAGACCCTGAGTCTTTACTATCCCTGA
- a CDS encoding uroporphyrinogen-III synthase yields MSDDLPLAGRTFALPETRLLDVLAGLVERRGAAIWRCPMVAILDHPDEDAVLAWLRHFIQDPPALTILLTGEGLRRLLACAERHALDEAFRQALARQPTLVRGPKPARVLKEMGLEPRWSAVSPTTAGVIETLRTLPVAGRDVGVQLYGEDPNLPLMTALQELGARPRPVAPYVYAPKSDDERVVALIHALGEGRIDAILFTSQPQYRRLRQVAQEHGLMDVLERGINRTQVAAIGPVAADDLARHGVRVDIMPSDSFFMKPLVSELVRVFSRPAPPSGH; encoded by the coding sequence ATGAGCGATGACCTCCCGCTTGCAGGGCGAACCTTCGCGCTTCCCGAAACCCGTTTACTGGACGTACTGGCCGGATTGGTGGAGCGGCGCGGTGCAGCCATCTGGCGCTGCCCCATGGTGGCGATCCTCGATCATCCGGATGAGGATGCGGTGTTGGCATGGCTGCGCCACTTCATTCAGGACCCGCCGGCATTGACCATTCTGCTGACCGGTGAAGGTTTGCGGCGGTTGTTGGCATGCGCGGAACGGCATGCGTTGGACGAAGCGTTCCGTCAGGCGTTGGCGCGCCAGCCGACCTTGGTTCGGGGACCGAAACCGGCACGGGTTCTCAAGGAAATGGGCCTGGAGCCCCGCTGGAGTGCCGTATCGCCGACCACGGCGGGAGTGATCGAGACCCTGCGGACCCTGCCTGTCGCAGGCCGGGATGTGGGCGTGCAGCTCTATGGCGAAGACCCCAATTTACCGCTCATGACGGCATTGCAGGAATTGGGCGCACGTCCCCGTCCGGTGGCGCCCTATGTGTATGCGCCGAAATCCGATGATGAACGCGTCGTTGCTCTGATTCACGCCTTGGGTGAGGGCCGTATCGACGCGATTCTGTTTACGAGTCAGCCTCAATATCGCCGGTTGCGGCAGGTGGCGCAGGAGCATGGTCTCATGGATGTGCTCGAACGCGGGATCAACCGGACGCAGGTCGCTGCGATCGGCCCGGTCGCCGCCGATGACCTGGCGCGGCACGGCGTACGGGTCGATATCATGCCGAGTGACAGCTTTTTCATGAAGCCGCTGGTCAGCGAACTGGTCCGAGTGTTCTCCCGGCCCGCGCCTCCATCGGGCCACTGA
- the cls gene encoding cardiolipin synthase, which yields MELWYGLPALFVTLLALALTCHVALVKRDARAATMWIVVIWFTPILGALFYLLFGVNRVRRHASSLKRPIRPPSQGALRVGESELRGAVGTHNAHLTELAELVTRVTRLPLLAGNQLHTLVDGDEAFPAMLHAIEQARTSITLSTYIFGNDRVGQAFRDALVRARVRGVQVRILVDAAGERYSWPPMVPVLQAAGLTVARFLPGKRVAWLVGLNLRNHRKLLICDGRVGFTGGMNLRIHHCRDSGRRFTQDLHFRVEGPVVRQLQDIFAQDWAFAAGERLAGEDWFPALHPVGSMISRAVSDGPDEDLDQLSWVLMGALSTAKHQVQVLTPYFLPDRSLINALNLAALRGVQVDILLPAHNNLPFVHWAMMGQLWQVLGHGCRVWFSTGAFDHSKLMVVDESWVFMGSANWDPRSLRLNFESNLECYDQTLASQLAALVTTRIGAARACTLADVDSRKLPIKLRDGFARLLSPFL from the coding sequence ATGGAACTGTGGTACGGCCTACCCGCGTTGTTCGTCACCCTCCTGGCACTGGCGCTGACCTGCCATGTCGCTTTGGTGAAACGGGACGCTCGGGCTGCAACCATGTGGATTGTCGTGATCTGGTTCACGCCGATCCTCGGAGCATTGTTCTATCTGCTCTTTGGTGTCAATCGTGTTCGCCGTCACGCGAGTAGTCTGAAGCGCCCCATCCGGCCCCCATCTCAAGGTGCCCTGCGTGTCGGGGAGAGCGAGCTGCGCGGCGCCGTAGGCACGCACAATGCGCATCTCACCGAATTGGCCGAACTGGTGACGCGGGTGACCCGGTTGCCGTTGTTGGCCGGCAACCAGTTGCATACCCTCGTGGATGGGGATGAGGCGTTTCCCGCAATGCTCCATGCCATCGAGCAGGCGCGCACGAGCATTACGCTGTCGACATATATCTTCGGCAACGATCGCGTGGGGCAGGCCTTTCGCGATGCCCTGGTGCGGGCCCGGGTCCGTGGCGTCCAGGTCCGGATTCTGGTGGATGCGGCGGGAGAACGGTATTCCTGGCCGCCGATGGTGCCGGTCCTGCAGGCGGCGGGATTGACCGTGGCACGCTTCCTGCCGGGCAAACGTGTGGCCTGGTTGGTCGGTCTCAATTTGCGCAATCATCGCAAGCTCCTGATTTGCGATGGCCGGGTGGGTTTTACCGGTGGTATGAATCTGCGTATACATCACTGCCGGGACAGTGGCCGACGCTTTACGCAGGACCTGCATTTTCGCGTCGAAGGCCCGGTGGTCCGCCAGTTGCAGGACATCTTTGCGCAGGACTGGGCTTTTGCGGCGGGTGAACGTCTGGCGGGAGAGGACTGGTTTCCCGCCCTGCATCCAGTGGGCAGCATGATCAGCCGGGCGGTATCCGATGGACCCGACGAGGATCTGGATCAGCTGTCCTGGGTCTTGATGGGTGCGCTCAGCACCGCCAAGCACCAAGTACAGGTCCTGACGCCCTATTTCCTGCCGGATCGCAGCCTGATCAACGCGCTGAATCTGGCGGCATTGCGCGGGGTTCAGGTCGATATCCTATTGCCGGCGCACAATAATCTTCCGTTCGTGCACTGGGCAATGATGGGGCAGCTCTGGCAGGTACTGGGTCACGGTTGCCGGGTCTGGTTCAGCACCGGCGCTTTCGACCATAGCAAGTTGATGGTGGTCGACGAATCCTGGGTGTTCATGGGATCAGCCAATTGGGATCCACGCAGCTTGCGGCTCAATTTCGAAAGCAATCTCGAATGCTATGATCAAACGTTGGCCAGCCAATTGGCTGCTTTGGTCACCACACGGATTGGCGCCGCACGCGCCTGCACACTGGCGGATGTGGATTCCCGCAAGCTCCCGATCAAGCTGCGCGATGGATTCGCCCGCCTGCTTTCGCCGTTTCTGTGA
- a CDS encoding zinc-dependent alcohol dehydrogenase family protein: MVRVMQLTRFGLDGLERAERPLSSPGPGQVQVRMAAVSLNYRDWMMVQGRYNPRQRLPLIPCSDGAGTVVAVGEGVTTWRAGDRVMGVFAQDWADGCMQARYGRLTLGGPLDGMLAEMATLPENGLVRTPDSLNDAQAACLPCVGVTAWHALVEQGALKAGDTVLVIGTGGVSLMAMQLALAHGAQVIVVSRSREKLNRVEAMGAMAGIHSQTTPAWGKAVRELTGGQGVDHVIEIGGAETLVQSIEAVRPGGCIAVIGVVSGVSSQIDLRRVLMRGVRLQGVFVGSRRMHEALSDAVEAVALKPVIDRMWSWTEAHAAFEYLASGESFGKVVLTW, encoded by the coding sequence ATGGTTCGAGTGATGCAATTGACGCGCTTCGGTTTGGATGGGTTGGAGCGAGCCGAGCGTCCGCTATCCAGTCCGGGGCCTGGTCAGGTGCAGGTCCGCATGGCCGCGGTATCTTTGAATTACCGCGACTGGATGATGGTTCAGGGACGCTATAACCCGCGTCAGCGTCTGCCGCTGATTCCCTGTTCGGATGGTGCCGGAACCGTGGTCGCGGTGGGAGAGGGCGTCACGACCTGGCGTGCCGGTGATCGCGTCATGGGGGTATTCGCACAGGATTGGGCGGACGGCTGTATGCAGGCGCGCTATGGTCGGCTGACCCTGGGCGGGCCGCTCGACGGGATGCTCGCTGAAATGGCGACCCTGCCGGAAAATGGTCTGGTGCGCACCCCGGACTCACTCAATGATGCACAGGCAGCTTGCCTGCCGTGCGTCGGGGTGACGGCTTGGCATGCTTTGGTCGAGCAGGGAGCACTCAAGGCGGGCGATACCGTGTTGGTGATCGGGACCGGTGGGGTTTCCTTGATGGCGATGCAGCTGGCTCTGGCCCATGGGGCTCAGGTGATCGTGGTCTCGCGAAGCCGGGAAAAGCTCAATCGCGTCGAAGCCATGGGTGCAATGGCCGGTATACACAGTCAGACCACGCCGGCGTGGGGCAAGGCGGTCCGTGAGCTGACCGGTGGTCAGGGCGTCGATCATGTCATCGAAATCGGCGGTGCTGAAACCCTCGTCCAGTCCATCGAAGCCGTGCGGCCTGGTGGATGCATTGCCGTGATCGGTGTCGTGTCGGGTGTGTCTTCACAGATCGACTTGCGTCGCGTGTTGATGCGCGGCGTGCGCCTGCAAGGCGTGTTTGTCGGCAGCCGGCGCATGCATGAGGCGCTGAGCGATGCGGTGGAGGCGGTGGCGCTGAAGCCAGTCATCGATCGCATGTGGTCATGGACTGAAGCGCATGCGGCGTTTGAATATCTCGCCAGTGGGGAATCGTTCGGAAAAGTGGTACTGACGTGGTGA